The Cervus canadensis isolate Bull #8, Minnesota chromosome 5, ASM1932006v1, whole genome shotgun sequence genome contains the following window.
TTCCACATGTTAACATTTGGTTTTCTTCCTGAACTTTCTGTGGCTTATTCTTTGACCCAGGTTGGTCCAGATGGTCTGATGAAGTTAAATGGTTCAGCGCTTAATAATGAGTTCTTCACTTCAGCAGCCCAAGGCTGGAAGGAAAGACTTTCAGAAGGTAAGTGCTCAACTTTATGTGCCTCCTAGAATGTGTATGCATGGGGTGGGGGCATGTTGgcagctctgagcctcagtgggTATTTGCCCAGTTTTGGAAGGCAAAGGACAGAACGTTTCATAGAGAAGAACTAGCTATTCTACGTGAAATACATTGCTAGACTTTTATCTAGAGCATGTAACCAAATTTGGCTCCAGATGGAGTTCAGCAAGATGTTTCTTCAAGGGTTTAAAGTTACCTGGGAAACTGAAAATATACAGATTTTTAGGCCCTATTTCTAAagattctgtttcattatttctaGCTTCATGCCTGGCAGTTGAAATTTTAATAACCAGAATATAGAATGAGTTATTTCATGGTGTTATGAATCATGGTTTGGTAAACAGTGAGATAACTTCTTTCTCACTGCCCCATATCAATGAAACTAACAGTAAAAAGAATTActaagagcttttaaaaaatctgctttattGAAAAAGGTTTTACGTACTTCAGTGGCAGCTAGAGTGGTTTAGTAAATACAATTACCAAGAATTCCTAACTGTGGTCACTGGTTTGCCATGTTTCTAATTCTGATCTAACAGTTTTACAGAGCGTAGATTATAAAGCATAAAAAGAGTAATTGACTGTTTTTGCATAGCATGTAATTATCAGTCACTATTAGCAGTTCTTAAGCCTGACTGCTCATTATACTCACTTGTGGTATTTTTTTTATACTGACATCTCGGCCTCACTCTcaatgatttttgttttgcttgagcTTCaatggggtttttttgtttgattttttccccaagtgattctaatgttCAGCCATTATTAAAgccactgactttttttttttttttaattttttatttggttttggggtatagctgataaacaaacaatgttgtgttagtttcagctgaacagtgaagagactcagccatatatatacatgtatccaatcTGACCCAAACTTCCCTCTCATACagtctgccacataacattgagttccatatgctatacaataggtccttgttggttggtatccattttaaatatagcagtgtacataaccttcccaaagtccctaactgcccccccccccaccccgcaatcATAAGCTGGTTCTCAAagtttgtgaatctgtttctgttttataagttcatttgtatcatttctttttggattccacatataacatGTAActgtcaagttttcccagcactatttgttgaagaggctgtctttccaacattgtgGAATCTTGCTTTCtgtgtcatagattaattgaccataggtgcatgagcTTTGGacaaggaagtggcagcccactccagcattcttgcctggagaatcccatggacacaggagcctgacaggctacagtctatggggtcgcaagagtcggacatgactgagcaactaagaataGTACatcatgggcttatttctgggttttctatcctgttctgttgatctgtgtttctgtttttgtgccagtaccatactgttttgatgactgtagttttgtagtctggtatttttttatttcaaatactgtGTTTGTCACTGTGTCAGTACACATAGAATGCAAAGTAACACTTGAAAATTATGGGAGGTTGTGCCAAGGAATAGCTTGTGAAAACAAGTGTGAgaagctttaaaataaatacagttataAGGGGAGCACTGGGAATGCTATTCATTGCTCACTTTTTGTCAGATCACTGATGGAGCTAATTGACCAGCTAATTAATATCTATATTTTTCCTTATAGTTGTTATAGAAGTGATCACTACAACTGTGTAGAAGGGATCACTTACTGATTACTTTTGACCTTTCTCTTAAAAGATTTCCATGAGCAGAGACCCCATTTTTCTGAAAGAGTCAAAATCACTTGAGCACTTTAAAACATATCTGTtaccagtacttttttttttttaagaataatttagaTTTATGTTCCCTATTCCCCAACTTTTTAAAGTAGATATTATCAACAGTGCTACCTCTATTAttacattacttttttttaatatgagcaGTCACTGCTATACCTATACATGCTGTCACATTTTATGAGCAGCAAAAACTTTGAACACTGTGAACAGAGTTCAGTACTGTTTATCCTTCCTCTATTAAGCCCAGTGGACACAACTAAAAAGCAGAGGCTGTGGGTGGATTCTGATGGCTAAATCCCTCTACTCCCACTCATAGGCCCAAGACTGTGATAAGTATTATATGTCCTCTAACATGTTTCCTTCCCCTCTTCTTATACTTCTAAGACCTAAGAGGTCTTATACTTCAAATCTACTCTTTCCACTTATTCTTTGATGTCCTGGGTATTAGATAATTAAGGGGAAACAGCCTGTCTCAGGCACAGGTTTTAAGATGGCCTaccaagccatgaaattaaaagatgcttactccttggaaagttatgaccaacctagacaacatattaaaaagcagagacattactttgccaacaaaggtccgtctagtcaaggctatggttttttcattggtcatgtatgcatgtgaaagttggactgtgaagaaagctgagcaccgaagaactgatgcttttgaactgtggtgttggagaagactcttgagagtcccttggactgcgaggagatccaactggtccatcctaaaggaagtcagtcctgggtgttcattggaaggactgatgctgaagctgaaactccagtgctttgaccacctgatgcgaagagttgactcattggaatagaccgtgatgctgggagggattgggggcaggaggagaaggggacgacagaggatgagatggttggatggcatcaccgactcaatggacatgagtttgagtaaaccccgggagttggtgatgtacagggaggcctggcgtgctgcgattcatggggtcgcaaagagttggacatgactgagcaactgaactgaactgaaccaagcaCATTCATTGTTCTCTACGGATGGAGTGGGAAGGCTTGAGGTGTGGTTGGTAGTGTATGAAAATAAGTGGCATATTCAGAGCAGCTGAGTCTTTGGCATATTGTGTCTTGTTGCTAGGGCACTAGACTCATACACTTTCTGGAACAATTAGAAAACTGACAACTCCAAAAATAGCTCCCTACCTTTACACTGGAACTTCAAAATGTCTTTAAGCAGGGCCATAGCTGTTCATTATGCTgttaaagctgctgctgctgctgctgagtcacttcagtcatatccaactctgtgcaaccccatagacggcagcccaccaggctcccccatccctgggattctccaggcaagaacactcaagtgggttgccatttccttctccaatgcatgagagtgaaagtgaagtcactcagtcgtgtccgactcttagcgaccccatgggctgcagcctaccaggctcctccgtccatgggattttccaggcaagaacactggagtgggttgccattgccttctctggctgtTAAAGCTAAAAGGCCTAAAATACAAATTGTCTcagagaaagtgaaagcgaaagtcactcagtcatgtccaactctctgcgacccatggattacacagtccatggaattcttcaggccagaatactggagtgggtagcctttcccttctcgagggtatcttcccaacccagggatcaaacccaggtctcccacattaaataaaacttaaataataaaatgtccaATGTCATTATTTATCGAAAGCATATGACTATTTTTTCCagtggaaaaaaaagtttataaagaaTCTATAGGGAATATTTGGAGCTGGAAGGGAGTGATACAaggaaagcccagagaaaagCCCACTTAAACTCAGCTGAGTACTGGATACTACATGGAGTGGTATGCAAGTGTGTATGTTTCAACTTATGGCACTTAGGTAGTTCTCCCTTACAGTGAGGAATTTGGGGAAATTTCTGTTACTTTCACATGATAGTATTACTCCTTCATGACTCTATCATGATCTACCAGTAGTGGAAAGCTGCAATAACATTTTCCTATTGAACATCTCTTTTTTTGGTACATTGTAGGTGAGTTTACACCGGAGATGCAGGTGAGAATTCGACAAGAGattgagaaggagaaaaaagtagaGCCGTGGAAAGAACAATTCTTTGAAAGCTACTATGGTCAGAGGTAATATCAAGAGATTTTGTAAACCAAATGTTAATTCCTATACGTGTGTCATGTGTTACTCCATCTTACTACCTTCCCAGAAAATCTAGTCTGcaattttcctcaattttttttaccaagaaaattttttcttcttataattcTTAGGTACACAGAATTGGATTTCTTGTAATCTTGTACTCTTTAACGCATTGCCATTATAGATggtatagtttctttaaaaaaagaaaagattttattttcttgaattagAGTCCTTTCTTTGCATAGATTGGCTTTTTTTCCAGTAACTTTTTAATACATAAGAATATAGAAgttctatccttttttttttttttaactgtaggcAGTTATCCCACAATAGGATAACTTATCCAGAATCACTAAGGAATCCTATAATACATACCATAATATTAACAGGTAATTAAACAGCCTTTCTTCTCTAAAAGACACTCTGGGAGATACACATAGCTGAATCATGTGTATGATTCAGCTGTGAATTACATAGCTGATACAGACCCTTTTCTTAAGGCACTGTAGTCTGAGTCTTGTTTTTTGCCTCACAGAATCTTAGTGGgaggaattccctagcagtccagtggttagcagtcagcactttcactgcagtggcaCAGGTTCAggccctggtcggggaactaagatcccataagccatgaaGCATCCCAAGCACCCCGCCCcgacccaggaaaaaaaaagttaatgggGACACTTAATAGACGACAGTGGAGCAGTATTGTTTGAAACAGAATTGAAGACTCATGCCCAGAGTcttactgtcagtttctcttccttccttatGTATACCTAATGGCAACCTTTAAGGGTACGCCATAATCATAGCTTGAAAACAAATGGCTCTCTTCCTTATCTCCATGTCCTTATTCCCTTTTGTGGTCATTTCAGAAGTGATTCTTAATGAAATGAAGAGCCCAGTACACTGGTTTTTTTACCTTCTTTGTGTGATCTTTGAGCTGTTCTACAAAAACCAAAGTGAATACATTTAGACCATGATCACAGGTAGCAGTTATTCTGTAAATATTGTTCATTCCCTCCTTACTAGGTAGATAAAGCATTACAGCCATTCTTGGATCTTTCTGTTTTTAGCTGTTACTTTCTGCCAGCTTTTTGGGAAGGACTACATTTGATTACTGTACAAATTTGTCCTTAGCCATTCCATCTCAGGGGTACAGGACTGATTATTTGAAGTCACCAAAGAGGACTATCTCATTTCTACTTGTAATATTCTGAGACATTAGGGGAAATCTGTAGTAAACCCTCCAGGGTAGTCTAGCTGTTAGCCAGGAAGTCCTACTTGGCCTTCATTCCCAAGATAGCTCAGAGGTGCTTAATCTCAGAATTTTAGAGCTATACCAAGTAAAATTTAAACGGGCTTTccaaaaattcagttttcattttcaacCTATAGAGATTAGTCAACTCTCCTACTATCTCCTCTGGTTTCCTTAGATTTCTTGGGCCAGCCTTTCTATGGGACTTCAGAAcaaaactgttcagttcagttgctcagttgtgtctgactctttgcagccccatggaccgcagcacaccaggcttccctgtccatcaccaactcatgggagcttactcaaactcatgtccattgagtcggtgatgccatccaaccatctcatcctctgtcatccctttctcctcctgccttcaatctttcccagcatcaagggctttaccagagagtcagttcttcacattaggtggccaaagtattggagcttcagcttcagcatcagcatattccactgaatattcaggattgatttcctttaggatggactggtttgatctccttgctgtccaagctgATTATCGTCCAAACCCACAATCCTAAGGGACATGAGTCTTTGACTTCCTTCACTTCTCTGTGGGAAGTCTGTGGTGCATGCCTCTAGACAATGTAGCTCCTTTGTAAGCAGaagtaataatgataattaacATTACATTGAGGTTTTATTATATCCTAGATacactgttctaagtactttacatgcATTAGTTACTCATCCTAGCAACACTGTGAAGTGATTAGCTTCAATGTACTATTAAAGAAATTAGGTGGTTGGATAGTAtgactgattcaatgaacatgaatttgaacaaactctgggagatagtgaagaacagggaagcctggcatgctgcagtccatggggttgcaaagagttgaacatgacttagggactgaacaccaccactgttaaagaaactgaggcagagaggctgCTCACTCACTTAATATCACATGATGGTAGGTGTCAGAGCCAGGGCCTGAATCCAGGTGCTCTAGCTCCAGACCTTTcactaatattaataatagtgaTGATAATATATAAAGACTACCTGTTAAGTATCACAGGTTCTTCCAGATATTGCCGTATACATTATCTCATAATATATTCAATAACATAGGCGATGTCTCAactacagtattttttttcttccacctttTAGTTCTGGCCTGACTCTTGAAGACTCAAAGAAATTGACAGCTTCACCCAATGATCCCAAAGTAAAGAAAACCCCAGCTGAGCAACCAAAATCTACACTTCCTTCAGAGGCCTCACCTGTCAGTGTAGTCCCAGTAATTCCCCAGTTAGAATCTAAGGAAGAAGTACTGCAGATGCCATCACCAGTCAGGAAAGAAGAACATGAAAGCCAAGATAAGACGCAGCCACACTCCACAGAGCCCCGTCTTTCCCCAGCTACCAATACAGATGAGCTTAGCAGCATTCCTCCCATCAAATGCCCGAAGGATGAGGCTCTTATGGAGCAAAAGCCAGTTGCCTCTGCTGAACAGGAATCTGAGAAAGAGAATCATCTCACTACACCTTcaaattgtaataaaaatgaaagccagGAAGCTTTACTTACAGCCCTGAGCAAACCCAAGAGTCCTGGGGTAGAAACAACAGTAATGAAGCCCACAGTAGAAGCAGGTCCACAGGAGACAACTATGAAAGAGCCTCCATCAACACTGGCTGATCACAGCCCAGAAAGCCTCAAGAGGAAATCTTCTCTCACCCAAGAAGAGGCCCCGACAAGCTGGGAGAAAAGGCCGCGTGTCAATGAGCACCGCCAGCACCAGCAGCCATTTCAAGTCTCCCCACAGCCCTTTCTCAGTAGAGGGGACAGGTTCCAGGTGCGGAGAGTGCCACCTCTCAAGGTAAGAGAGCAGGAAGAATTGAAGAGGAGAGATGGTCTGAACAAGTTTTTGGTTTTGCCTACTAAATTTCAAGTGTTTGTGATGTTTCTTAATGTGGAAGCAGTGGTATGTATTTGATATGCATGTAACCATGGTCGTATATGAGTAAAATTACTAAGAAACAGGCATTTAGAAGTagatcctaaaaaaaaaataataaaaagtagatCCTTACAGATCTTTATTGGGATTTGAATACTTATTCAAATATCTGAGAATCTAATGTAATCCACTTCCACCCACCCTCCCTGCTGGCTACTCCTGTATTTTAAGACAATTATGGAAAGTATTCTGTAAGTATAATAGTAAACAGGAGGAGGTCATTGATATAAGAGATCATGTATCTTTGTATCAAGAGCCATGATGTTTAAGTGTACCTTGACCCTTTCATTGCTGCCATAACTGATTTGATGTTTTGAGTGTTTTCAGACCTAATGATGCATTCAGAATCTCCCCACACGGTttttagaaatgcattttttcTCTGGgagttctaatttttaattttagggatAGGACTTAGggcacatatatttttttaaagttctacaaATAAGTATAATGCCAGCAGACAGTGAGGATGACTTCGGTTCACAGTGTACACAATATGTACATACTCCTTCTTGGGTGAGTGGGGTGGGTTacacattgtctttctttttgtgcTATCCAGAGGCCTCTGTAATTTGAGATAATTCAGCCTGTATGCTTAGCTGTACATGTGTGAGTCTGTAAAAGAGAACAAGAAATTTCCCCTGGACCTCGTAgtaaagccaagaaataaaaagacaggcttcccaggtggctcactggtaaagaattctcctgccaatgcaggagacacaggtttgatcccgggattgggaagaccccccctgcagaagaaaatggcaaccctctgcggtattctagcctgggaaatcccatggacaaaggagcttggtgggctacagtccatggggtcgcaaagagatggacatgacttcgtgactaaacagcaacagtagtgtgccactttattttttctgttgctCTTCTTGCTTTTACGCACATTTTAAGCAGATATCATAGAAAGGTCTGTATCTTAAATGATCAGCTATTGTGAGTAGTAGTGACATTAAGACAGAGTTGTGTTGAGAAAAGAGCTTTGCGACTTTGGGTGGGAGTGAATGTCAATGGAGGAGAGTCTTTGGCACCAATAGAGGAGGTGAAGGGACCCTAGAGACGGACCTGTGTGGCTGTCTCCATGGATTGGTCTCTTAGCCACAGGCCTCCCATCCTTGTCATAGTGTTCACCCTATTCTCAGAATTTGTGTTAATGAAGTTTTGTTACTCTTATAAAAGAAAGCTaagttctgttgtttttttcttccccccttaATTCTTTCAGATCCCGGTCTCCAGAATCTCTCCCATGCCGTTTCCTACATCGCAGGTCTCTCCCAGGGCTCGTTTTCCAATCTCCATCACTAGTCCTAACAGAACAGGAGCCAGAACCCTTGCAGACATCAAAGCAAAAGCCCAGCTGGTCAAAGCACAGAgggcagccgccgccgccgccgccgcagccgctgCTGCCGCCTCAGTTGGAGGGACCATTCCAGGACCTGGCCCAGGCGGTGGACAGGGTCCAGGGGAGGGGGGTGAAAGGAGAACTGCTAGAGGAGGGGATCCTGACTCAGACAGAGTCAGTGAGCCTGGCAAGAGCCCCGCACTGGAACTGGCAGGAACTGGAAGCAGGGGAGGTACGAGAGAGCTTTTACCCGCTGGGCCAGACTCTCAGTCCCAGTCTGAGACCAGGACCGCAGGCCAGCCACAGACTCATAGTGGCCCTGGAGCACAACTACAGCAAACCCCCTCAGTGCCTCCCGCATCTGCCGTCGGTGGAGCATGCGCAGGTGTCCCCTCACCAGCCCACACTCACGCACTCCCGCCAGCTTTAGGAAAATTAAGTAATGAAAAACTAAATCCCCCCAGGGCAACAGGCACTGTGGCCTCTCTTAGCCAGCAGCAAGGGCCTAGTAACGGTAGGCAGGAGAAAGCACCTCCAGCTCCAGCAGATCCTCCTCTGATGGCGGGTGCCTCACCTGTTCATTTTGCAGCCGCTGGCACAGTAGAGCCTAAAGCAGGTTCTAGTAAGAATGCCCCAAATCCTCCAGCCTCAGCAGAGATAAGTGCTAGCGCTTCAGTGGATCTAACCTCCTCCCCTTTAACATCTCTGTTAACGACAGCCACTTTAGAGAAGCTCCCTGTGCACCAGGTCAGCATAACCACAGCGCCTACCGGATCAGCTCCATCCTTGAGCACTTTGCCGGCAACTTCTAGCCTTAAAACTCTGGGAACTTCTTCACATATGAATGGACCCATTTCAAGGCCAAGCTCTAGTATCCCTGCTAATAATCCTTTGGTAACTCAGCTGCTGCAGGGCAAAGATGTTCCCATGGAGCAAATTCTGCCTAAACCTCTCACCAAAgttgaaatgaaaactgttcCACTCACTacaaaagaggagaagagggtaggaGCACTCGTGGGTACCAGCATGACAGAGAACAGCACCAGAGAGGAAGTTCACGAGAGACAGTCCCATCCAGCTGCACAGCACCTGGGTAAAACTTTGCAAAGCAAGCAGCTCCCCCAGGTTCCAAGACCCCTGCAGCTCTTTTCAGGTAAGGATCTAAGGGACTCTGGCATTGACACACACCAGTACCAAGAAGGACTCagtaaggccacccaagatcagATTCTTCAGACTCTCAGCCAGAGGGTTCGGAGGCAGAACATTCTCTCATTTGTGCAGCCCTCGCAGTTCAGCTTTACTCACTCAGGTTTCCAGTTCGAGGACATCTCCACAAGTCAGAGGTTCATGCTGGGTTTTGCTGGCAGAAGGACATCCAAGCCTGCAATGGCAGGTCACTACTTACTTAATATTTCCACATATGGCCGGGGTTCAGAGAGCTTTAGGAGGACCCATTCTGTGAACCCCGAAGACCGATTTTGTCTGAGTAGTCCCACTGAGGCCTTGAAAATGGGATACACAGACTGTAAAAATGCAGCAGGAGATAGTAGCAGTGGGAAGGAAGATGATACTGACGAGGAAAGTACTGATGATGAGCAAGAATCTGTCCTGGTGAAGGAGGAGCCGCAGGCCGCCCAGAGTTCTGGCAAGTGTGATGCAAGTTCAGGACCACACAGTAGAGAAACCCTGTCCACCAGTGACTGTGCagctgaaaagaaagtgaaggcaGAGACACCAGTGCCTGAACAGACCCCTTTTAGTAAGGAGAATTACCTGTTCACTCGAGGCCAAACCTTTGACGAGAAGACCCTAGCCAGAGATTTTATTCAGGCAGCGCAGAAGCAGATGGCTCATGCAGTGAGAGGTAAGACCATGCGGAGCAGCCCAGAGCTTTTCAATTCTACGTCTCTTCCTCTGCCTGCAGACAGTCCTACCCATCAGTCTCTCCTCCTTCCACCACTGCAAACCCCAAAGCTGTACGGGAGCCCCACACAGATCGGGCCAAGCTACAGAGGCATGATCAACGTCTCCACCTCATCGGACATGGACCACAACTCTGCTGTCCCGGGGATGCCCGACTGTAGTCAGGTGCCTAGCAATGTTGGTGATGTCATGTCCTTTTCAGTGACTGTCACGGCTATCCCTGCCAGCCAGGCCATGAATGCCGGCAGCCACGGCCAGACCATTCCTGTCCAGGCCTTTCCTGAAGAGAACAGCATAGAGGACACACCTTCAAAATGTTACTGCCGATTGAAAGCCATGATCATGTGCAAGGGCTGTGGAGCCTTCTGCCACGATGATTGCATCGGCCCTTCCAAACTGTGTGTCTCCTGCCTCGTTGTTCGGTAATGAGATCAGAAAGAAAGCACTCTGTAAAGGAGACAGGAATGGGGAAGGGTTGATAGATGTGGTTTTTGCATTCTTTTGGAATCATAGAAATAAACAAGTAGGTTTCAGTTTGAGTTGTCTTAAGAGACAAGTGTTACTTAATCAGGAACACAGAATACAGATCTTACATTTTAGAGAAAGAGCACCTTGTATAGTAAGTCCAAGTCGAGCAAGACTTTGTGAATTTGTGACAAGTTTGCACTTACAAAATCATGTAAATATGTCACATCTCGTTTTAACATTTTTCCAGGTGTTTAGGTAATGATGTATTACTTTGACTTCAGATTGCTGTTCCACTTCATGTGACTTTTCACTTCATGTGAAAAGTTTAATGCCACACATGGTAAAAGGCAGCGATTTCCCTTCTGCCCTTTCCTGAGAGGCTATAGAAAGGAAGGAGTGGAGGAATGGTCTGAGGAAATGACTGTTCATGTTGGTTATGTCTTGACAGTCTGACCGCAGGCTTTACATAGATTCTTCAGCCTTTGCAGAATTTAGATTGAGGGTTTACTCACTCCCTTTACCTAGGTGGAACCTGCTCCAGTTCTTATTTTTGATAAGGCATTAATTTCATAGGTAGTGTTTCTGACTCTGAAAGTTCTGAGTTGGTTCTTGATTTCCACAGACCAGTCCTATTGCCAGGCACTCTGCTTGCAGTTTATGAATCCCTGCCATTCCCTAATCCCACTTCTTTGCCCTGAAGAAGAGAGTGTGAACTATGAAAGGGTTGCCTCACTAGACCCCTCGGGTCACCATCACCTGTGCAGGGCAGTGAGTCCAGCAATAATCCCTGAGGATTTAGTCATTCATGGGAGCTTACAAACAAGTTTGAAATACTAGTACAAAATTAACAGAGAAGTGTCAGTGATAAGGTGTTTTGTTGGGTAAGCAGAGTAAAGGTGCAGAAATTGTTGAACTGAATTTAAGGAACTTTGGAGGACAATTTTAACACTAGAAACAAAGtagcccctctctctccccctcttttcTCCAACCTGTTACCTAATGTTCTACAGTCAGCTGTATCTACAGGTAGAAAAACTCTTTAAT
Protein-coding sequences here:
- the ASXL2 gene encoding putative Polycomb group protein ASXL2 isoform X3; the protein is MFREELYGIPSQVSSRLSQPSSPHSGCPSPTIPAGKVISSSQKHSKKALKQALKQQQQKKQQQQQCRPSMSISSNQHLSLKTVKASSDPVPAKPAIWEGKQSDGQSSSPQNSNSSFSSSSVKVENHLLGLGKKSFQRSDRLHTRQMKRTKCAEIDVETPDSILVNTNLRALINKHTFSVLPGDCQQRLLLLLPEVDRQVGPDGLMKLNGSALNNEFFTSAAQGWKERLSEGEFTPEMQVRIRQEIEKEKKVEPWKEQFFESYYGQSSGLTLEDSKKLTASPNDPKVKKTPAEQPKSTLPSEASPVSVVPVIPQLESKEEVLQMPSPVRKEEHESQDKTQPHSTEPRLSPATNTDELSSIPPIKCPKDEALMEQKPVASAEQESEKENHLTTPSNCNKNESQEALLTALSKPKSPGVETTVMKPTVEAGPQETTMKEPPSTLADHSPESLKRKSSLTQEEAPTSWEKRPRVNEHRQHQQPFQVSPQPFLSRGDRFQVRRVPPLKIPVSRISPMPFPTSQVSPRARFPISITSPNRTGARTLADIKAKAQLVKAQRAAAAAAAAAAAAASVGGTIPGPGPGGGQGPGEGGERRTARGGDPDSDRVSEPGKSPALELAGTGSRGGTRELLPAGPDSQSQSETRTAGQPQTHSGPGAQLQQTPSVPPASAVGGACAGVPSPAHTHALPPALGKLSNEKLNPPRATGTVASLSQQQGPSNGRQEKAPPAPADPPLMAGASPVHFAAAGTVEPKAGSSKNAPNPPASAEISASASVDLTSSPLTSLLTTATLEKLPVHQVSITTAPTGSAPSLSTLPATSSLKTLGTSSHMNGPISRPSSSIPANNPLVTQLLQGKDVPMEQILPKPLTKVEMKTVPLTTKEEKRVGALVGTSMTENSTREEVHERQSHPAAQHLGKTLQSKQLPQVPRPLQLFSGKDLRDSGIDTHQYQEGLSKATQDQILQTLSQRVRRQNILSFVQPSQFSFTHSGFQFEDISTSQRFMLGFAGRRTSKPAMAGHYLLNISTYGRGSESFRRTHSVNPEDRFCLSSPTEALKMGYTDCKNAAGDSSSGKEDDTDEESTDDEQESVLVKEEPQAAQSSGKCDASSGPHSRETLSTSDCAAEKKVKAETPVPEQTPFSKENYLFTRGQTFDEKTLARDFIQAAQKQMAHAVRGKTMRSSPELFNSTSLPLPADSPTHQSLLLPPLQTPKLYGSPTQIGPSYRGMINVSTSSDMDHNSAVPGMPDCSQVPSNVGDVMSFSVTVTAIPASQAMNAGSHGQTIPVQAFPEENSIEDTPSKCYCRLKAMIMCKGCGAFCHDDCIGPSKLCVSCLVVR